Proteins encoded in a region of the Drosophila sechellia strain sech25 chromosome 2L, ASM438219v1, whole genome shotgun sequence genome:
- the LOC6611506 gene encoding LOW QUALITY PROTEIN: uncharacterized protein LOC6611506 (The sequence of the model RefSeq protein was modified relative to this genomic sequence to represent the inferred CDS: substituted 2 bases at 2 genomic stop codons), with product MDWIINDEMGLTVGHVVGWAAASAMVIGGVIPYVPQYIEIKKTQDAEGFSLYVCLALLVANSLRILFWFSSRYELPLLVQSVVMNVTMFLMIHLCVKVKRVNANNREHALRGDELHLPKVMTDTDTGASVSTEAGGSVLKRVRSRHYLNDLDFKYFWNWTDFQSYLDFMLIVWAVGAAITYLMLSVLWFMESMGFVAVFTEAMLGAPQFLRNFKNKSTYGMSIHMVIMWTLGDMFKTGYFIVRKAPSQFWICGTLQVSLDIAILSQVWFYRKNSKPRDLRRGDXQFAPEEQPQHIHHHDLHTSHSEEHQLSLPVTVSSSGDDHLLTARADDEHFKVLDFGQCHDNRAFQYHNNNKMLPRPGGSGKSKDDSSMAAALEVVIVHSPASKEQRLIGAQEESGCCRRKRNNATQTKLEGGSCCCVITTHHHHCHCNHHRHHHHHHHCHYRSAKRRALLHQKRSHHHQKHQPIKQANHKQMLPSNNNNKSSLDSSDEAMHHQAIAIEIDAATMSEDGEENNSSTATSNFPYKVASEGVKPIIMAPLREQHRHRRGSLNSNTTIETDELSRDEDDDDVRMCSHHLPEDETQLTQPAVTNSSSSSTKRGNPASAPARNECVRIKRKRFIAEAGQDYCSSCSSSCSCSSLDEDLEAHHEMTVAAECHQCIPGSRRASLCSCQNSSCCCGSCSQEDEEEEEADDEDDETTGQRESFCTAADHTITPSQEGEDMHSSTLTPLSTHRSSFMDQDHGDHTMRSDIGGGNITDADASSLSQSAEYFSLSSAAGGGTSFPTKEEDKMDKLEIKETKDFREKEVEQPSCKPWNRNSHGKHKRGSSPVDNSLXRSVSLVAWPAIDVNALLQQTIRKSAVLQETPVRRKTTAKRGSGTAGSNDSSTATLTASVVTVAKFPGTGLVSTVTSLNGCGTTYSYTTTTAAPLNLAASSKKNTKYSPVPNSEAYQCDPLQQSSTEIIL from the exons ATGGATTGGATCATCAACGACGAGATGGGCCTGACGGTCGGTCACGTGGTGGGCTGGGCCGCCGCCTCCGCGATGGTGATTGGGGGCGTTATCCCCTACGTGCCCCAATACATCGAGATCAAGAAGACGCAGGACGCGGAGGGATTCTCCCTGTACGTGTGCCTGGCGCTGCTGGTGGCCAACTCGCTGAGAATACTCTTCTG GTTCTCCAGCCGCTATGAGCTTCCACTGCTGGTGCAGAGTGTCGTGATGAACGTGACCATGTTCCTGATGATCCATCTGTGCGTGAAGGTGAAGCGGGTTAACGCCAATAACCGCGAGCACGCCCTGCGAG GCGATGAACTGCATTTGCCCAAAGTGATGACGGACACGGATACGGGCGCCTCTGTATCCACAGAAGCGGGCGGAAGCGTCCTGAAGCGAGTTCGCTCCCGGCACTATCTCAATG ACCTGGACTTCAAATACTTTTGGAACTGGACAGACTTCCAATCGTATCTGGACTTCATGCTAATCGTGTGGGCCGTAGGTGCTGCCATAACATATCTAATGTTGTCCGTACTCTGGTTTATGGAATCCATGGGTTTTGTGGCCGTCTTCACAGAAGCCATGTTGG GGGCGCCACAATTTCTGCGCAACTTTAAGAATAAATCAACATATGGAATGAGCATACACATGGTGATCATGTGGACGCTCGGTGATATGTTTAAGACTGGTTACTTTATTGTTAGGAAAGCCCCATCGCAATTTTGGATCTGTGGCACGCTTCAG GTCAGCTTGGACATAGCGATCCTGTCACAGGTGTGGTTCTACCGTAAGAATTCCAAGCCGCGCGACCTGCGCCGCGGCGATTAGCAGTTTGCCCCCGAAGAACAGCCACAGCACATCCATCACCACGACTTACATACATCCCATTCCGAGGAGCATCAGCTATCGCTGCCCGTCACAGTGAGCAGCAGTGGAGACGATCATCTGCTGACGGCTCGAGCGGATGACGAGCACTTTAAGGTGCTGGACTTTGGTCAGTGCCACGATAATCGTGCGTTTCAATATCACAATAATAACAAGATGTTGCCCAGACCAGGAGGCAGTGGCAAGAGCAAGGATGATAGCAGCATGGCAGCTGCCTTGGAGGTCGTCATTGTCCATTCCCCGGCATCCAAAGAGCAGAGACTGATTGGTGCTCAGGAGGAGAGTGGCTGCTGCCGCAGGAAGAGAAATAATGCCACCCAAACTAAATTAGAGGGTGGAAGCTGCTGCTGTGTGATCACCACCCACCatcaccactgccactgcaaTCACCATAGGCATcatcaccaccatcatcattgTCACTACAGGAGCGCAAAGAGGCGAGCTCTGCTGCATCAGAAAAGGAGTCACCACCATCAGAAGCATCAGCCAATTAAGCAGGCGAATCACAAACAAATGCTTCCatctaacaacaacaacaagtctTCCTTGGACTCTAGTGATGAGGCAATGCATCATCAGGCCATTGCCATAGAAATCGATGCAGCAACGATGAGCGAGGACGGAGAGgaaaacaacagcagcacgGCCACCTCGAATTTTCCGTATAAGGTGGCCAGTGAGGGTGTAAAACCCATTATAATGGCTCCGCTGCGAGAACAACATCGTCACAGGAGAGGTTCCTTGAATTCCAATACCACAATTGAAACCGATGAACTGTCTCGCGATGAAGATGACGACGACGTGCGGATGTGTTCCCACCATTTACCAGAAGATGAGACCCAACTAACTCAGCCAGCAGTTACGAATAGTTCCAGCAGCTCCACAAAGAGGGGAAATCCTGCCTCCGCTCCAGCGCGAAATGAGTGTGTTCGGATCAAGAGAAAAAGGTTTATAGCTGAGGCTGGACAAGATTACTGCAGCAGTTGCTCAAGTTCCTGCTCCTGCAGCAGCTTGGATGAGGATCTAGAGGCACATCATGAAATGACTGTGGCTGCGGAGTGTCACCAATGCATTCCCGGTTCTCGTAGAGCAAGTCTCTGCTCTTGCCAGAATTCCAGCTGCTGTTGTGGCTCGTGTTCCCAGGaagatgaggaggaggaggaagcgGATGACGAGGACGACGAGACCACGGGACAAAGGGAAAGTTTTTGTACAGCTGCAGACCATACCATAACTCCCTCGCAAGAGGGTGAGGATATGCATAGCAGTACACTGACACCCCTCAGCACCCACAGGTCTTCGTTTATGGACCAGGATCATGGCGATCACACCATGAGGAGTGATATCGGCGGAGGCAACATAACCGATGCGGATGCCTCTTCATTGAGCCAATCAGCGGAGTACTTCTCGCTGTCGTCCGCCGCTGGAGGCGGTACTTCTTTTCCCACCAAAGAAGAAGATAAAATGGATAAGCTGGAGATCAAGGAGACGAAGGATTTCAGAGAGAAGGAAGTGGAGCAACCGTCCTGCAAGCCCTGGAATCGCAATTCCCATGGCAAGCATAAACGCGGATCTTCACCAGTGGACAACTCCTTATGACGAAGTGTCTCGCTGGTCGCTTGGCCAGCAATCGACGTGAATGCCTTGCTGCAGCAGACCATAAGGAAATCAGCCGTGCTGCAGGAGACGCCAGTACGCAGGAAAACCACTGCCAAACGGGGTTCGGGAACCGCGGGAAGTAATGACTCCTCCACGGCCACACTAACAGCCAGTGTTGTGACGGTAGCCAAATTTCCAGGAACTGGACTAGTCAGCACTGTCACCAGTTTGAATGGATGTGGAACCACCTATAGCTACACCACCACCACGGCTGCGCCCTTGAATCTTGCAGCTTCCAGCAAGAAGAACACCAAGTACTCGCCGGTACCAAACTCCGAGGCCTACCAGTGCGATCCACTGCAGCAGAGCTCGACGGAGATCATCTTATAA